A region of Necator americanus strain Aroian chromosome I, whole genome shotgun sequence DNA encodes the following proteins:
- a CDS encoding hypothetical protein (NECATOR_CHRI.G1559.T2): MALKAKQDHMFSLLKKCVYKEHCCERFVPERIWRRIVGESKSICDHIRSSAKSRLQEKFRRLVDHQQHQKVSKSVKSTSVCADHNSTIANKNSAQSSFRVSVIGDVLISADALSVLDLGPSFAPVQSISPEVSRKVVGSLQLVHDRLRLRAKEEERRQENRIAEQVSLPSIPFPRMMYKPPEPNPTVDNKFRVFATSVYSVLERFSRKHVNFNLTVAQRRGLREIRNLITAGEIKVSVSDKGGEFVVLSRELDKAITRQHLEDDSLYVPSSANEFRKQYRRLNRVWVETAGTAGLPKNFITRLKNDLPACPVLYTLIKTHKLSENGLTSNDPRDFKVRPIISGIGGPTDRISWLLNIILNQLLRYVPAHLSSSSNFLKHLRSTSFERECVVETFDVTSLYTNVSNDVAMQAVHELLTQRQASLNMYGFSIRQIMTLINECLNCSIFRWSGQYYRQLRGLAMGQRLAPTLAIVFMAKIEKPIIDRKPLLYYRYIDDCCVVCSTQAELDACFNLLNQQCPHIKFTRERPIDNWLAFLNVHIYLRNGICKTKWYRKPSSKNILIHYLSAHPSKMKKSVIGNMYRTAARVSSSSQEKAWSINVAHKVAMSNGYPAGDGATRQARYPSRRPNVVDGPEKIPFCLPYISDDMSRAVRGCLRKAGLRNDVRVVEIPPANLKAKLVRNRVYDRLCTTPSCVVCPYGREGDCMISGVVYRITCRLCGDDYIGETGRPLCIRVKEHLDGLAKSKTFTPLGAHRRICHPNSEVEVEVRILSYESEITARRTLEAFWITAKSPKMNKKDECIAITNELSPYQDLCGCGTWWSAELTSLANEALTKAISPKR, from the exons ATGGCATTGAAGGCAAAACAGGATCACATGTTCTCTTTGCTTAAGAAGTGTGTGTATAAAGAACATTGTTGTGAACGTTTTGTGCCGGAACGCATTTGGAGGAGAATAGTGGGTGAGTCAAAGTCCATTTGTGATCATATTCGCTCTAGTGCTAAATCTAGACTGCAGGAAAAGTTCAGACGATTAGTAGACCATCAGCAACATCAGAAGGTTAGTAAATCTGTTAAATCTACCTCTGTATGTGCAGATCACAACAGCACCATAGCTAATAAGAACAGTGCACAAAGTTCATTTCGTGTTTCTGTGATTGGCGATGTACTCATCTCAGCTGACGCACTTTCCGTTTTGGATCTCGGCCCTAGTTTCGCGCCTGTGCAATCAATAAGTCCGGAGGTATCACGCAAGGTTGTGGGCAGCCTCCAATTGGTTCATGATAGGTTGCGACtgagagcaaaagaagaagagcgaaGGCAAGAGAACAGAATAGCTGAGCAAGTATCCTTACCCTCCATACCTTTCCCGCGTATGATGTATAAACCACCTGAACCCAACCCCACGGTAGACAACAAGTTTCGAGTGTTCGCAACATCGGTGTATTCCGTTTTGGAGCGTTTCTCGAGAAAACACGTAAATTTCAATCTCACTGTCGCGCAACGTCGAGGCCTACGTGAGATTCGTAATCTTATTACAGCTGGAGAGATCAAGGTTTCCGTTAGTGATAAGGGAGGCGAATTTGTTGTTCTATCACGTGAACTAGACAAGGCGATAACGAGACAACATCTTGAGGATGACAGTCTATATGTCCCATCCTCCGCCAATGAGTTTAGAAAGCAATATCGCCGCCTAAACAGGGTTTGGGTAGAAACGGCAGGAACAGCAGGGCTcccaaaaaactttattacgcGTCTCAAGAACGACTTACCCGCATGTCCAGTCCTATATACGCTAATCAAAACTCACAAGCTCTCTGAAAATGGCCTCACTTCGAACGATCCACGTGACTTTAAAGTGAGGCCTATCATTAGTGGTATCGGGGGCCCCACGGATAGAATTTCCTGGCTGCTCAACATAATCCTAAATCAGCTGCTCAGATATGTCCCTGCCCACCTCAGCAGTTCTAGcaacttcctaaaacatcTCCGCAGTACCTCAtttgagcgtgaatgtgtagtagagacctttgacgttacgtcactctatacgaacgtttcaaacgatgtagcgatgcaggctgttcacgaactgctcacgcagcgCCAGGCTTCTTTGAACATGTATGGATTCAGCATCAGGCAGATCATGACATTGATAaacgaatgcctgaattgctctattttccgatggtcgggacagtactaccgacaacttagaggcctagctatgggacaaaggctggcacccactctcgccattgttttcatggccaagatcgaaaagcctataatagaccgcaaaccactgctgtattatcgttacatagatgattgctgcgtcgtctgctcaacccaagcagaactagacgcgtgcttcaatcttctcaatcagcagtgtccgcacatcaagttcacaagggagagaccgatagacaactggttggctttcctgaatgtgcacatttacttgcggaatgggatatgtaagactaagtggtaccggaaacccagtagtaaaaacatcttaatccactatctttcagcgcatcccagcaaaatgaaaaaatctgttataggtaacatgtacagaacggcggcaagagtctcatcgagtagccaggaaaaagcatggtctataaatgtggcccataaagtagcaatgtccaatgggtacccagctggagatggtgctacccgacaagcacggtatccctctcgaagacccaacgtagtggatggcccagagaagatccctttctgtttaccttatatatctgatgatatgagcagagcagtacggggctgtctacgaaaagcgggtctaaggaatgacgtgagggttgtggaaatacctccagcaaacctcaaggcgaagctggtacgtaaccgtgtgtatgatcgactctgcacaactcccagctgcgtggtttgcccgtatggcagagagggtgattgcatgatatcgggagtggtgtatcgtatcacgtgcaggttgtgcggtgacgattatataggggaaacgggacgcccattgtgtattagggtcaaggagcatctagacggactcgcaaaatcaaaaaccttcaccccacttggagcacaccgtagaatatgtcatccaaactccgaagtagaggtagaagttcgtatattatcctacgagtccgaaatcacagcacgcagaacgctagaggccttttggataaccgccaaaagtccaaaaatgaacaagaaggatgagtgcattgcgatcacaaacgagttatccccgtatcaagacttatgcgg ttgtggtacgtggtggtctgctgagttaacaagtctagctaatgag gctctgacgaaggcgatatcgccgaaacgttag
- a CDS encoding hypothetical protein (NECATOR_CHRI.G1561.T1) — protein sequence MLRTLYRTVHPLLMIISRVYFFCVHLIFQFISLFTSRIYVTKPSDGILMISATQAVQKIINREISSLELVEAYIHRIEQVNPIINAVVVKNFDEAREKAREVDSRIADAADSELDEMISAQPLLGVPFTMKDAILVNGHIITCGIFSRKDDRCNQTAEVVERMRAAGAILLAISNVPEVCMWVESCNTIYGRTTNPYDARRMTGGSSGGEGALLGAAASVIGVGSDIGGSIRMPAFFNGIFGMKPTPGIVPLDGHIPIATNYKAQMLRIGPMCRFAEDIPLLIKVMGGEKVASLNLDEPVSMRKLRIFYMEGINDVPLIAPLSRDMRNTLHKAVGYFERKYDLVAHRLDLPLAKYAIEMFVVSMYVKGGPKLSEYMLCAEGSKGRVNTFTELIKFFMGKSNHTLPGIIGAIIDNADALSDEQKREISYKRDRLIRELKELLGNDGIFLFPSWPSTALFHNEPLFAPVNFAYTALFNAIAFPAIECPMGLDKNGLPLGVQIVAPPNSDRLLIAAAKDLEEGFGGWVPAGPL from the exons ATGCTGCGAACACTGTATCGAACAGTGCATCCGCTCCTGATGATCATATCGCGAGTATACTTCTTTTGCGTTcatcttatttttcaattcataaGCCTTTTCACTTCTCGAATTTATGTCACTAAACCAAGTGATGGAATACTAATGATCAGTGCAACGCAAGCGGTTCAGAAGATTATTAATCGTGAG ATTTCATCCCTCGAACTTGTAGAGGCCTACATCCACAGGATAGAACAA GTGAATCCTATAATTAATGCCGTTGTTGTAAAGAACTTCGATGAAGCCAGAGAAAAAGCGCGAGAAGTGGATTCGAGAATTGCAGATGCAGCTGACAGCGAGCTGGACGAG ATGATTAGTGCGCAACCGTTGCTCGGCGTGCCATTCACTATGAAAGATGCTATACTTGTAAATGGTCATATTATCACTTGTGGAATTTTCAGTAGGAAAGATGACCGATGCAATCAGACAGCTGAAGTGGTTGAAAG GATGAGAGCTGCGGGAGCCATACTCCTAGCTATTTCAAATGTTCCCGAAGTGTGCATGTGGGTAGAGTCGTGCAATACCATCTACGGTCGAACCACAAATCCTTACGATGCTAGAAGAATGACTGGTGGAAGTAGTGGGGGCGAAGGTGCTTTGTTAGGAGCTGCTGCTAGTGTG attGGAGTTGGCAGCGATATCGGCGGTTCAATACGTATGCCAGCATTCTTCAACGGAATTTTCGGGATGAAGCCGACTCCag GAATCGTACCCTTGGATGGACATATCCCAATTGCCACCAACTACAAAGCACAGATGCTTAGGATTGGCCCGATGTGTCGATTTGCTGAAGATATTCCGTTGTTGATTAAA GTAATGGGAGGTGAAAAGGTGGCATCTCTGAACCTTGACGAGCCGGTATCTATGAGAAAGCTGCGAATCTTCTATATGGAAGGCATCAACGATGTCCCGTTGATTGCACCTTTGAGCAGGGATATGCGGAATACATTGCACAAG GCGGTCGGTTATTTTGAGCGCAAGTATGATTTGGTTGCTCATCGCTTGGATTTGCCTCTGGCAAAGTATGCTATTGAGATGTTCGTCGTCAGTATGTACGTAAAAGGAGGACCAAAGCTTTCCGAGTACATGCTCTGTGCAGAg GGATCCAAGGGACGCGTAAACACTTTCACCGAGCTTATAAAATTCTTTATGGGCAAGTCCAATCATACACTCCCAGGAATCATTGGCGCTATTATTGACAATGCGGATGCGCTGAGTGACGAACAAAAGAGAGAG ATCTCCTACAAACGTGACCGTTTGATACGTGAATTGAAAGAATTACTTGGCAATGatggaattttccttttcccgAG CTGGCCGAGCACTGCGCTGTTCCATAATGAACCTTTATTTGCGCCTGTGAACTTCGCATACACCGCGCTTTTCAACGCAATCGCTTTCCCAGCCATCGAATGTCCCATGGGCTTGGATAAGAATGGATTACCTTTAGGAGTGCAG ATTGTAGCTCCACCCAACTCGGATCGTCTCCTAATCGCTGCCGCCAAGGATCTTGAAGAAGGTTTCGGTGGCTGGGTCCCAGCTGGACCACTTTAG
- a CDS encoding hypothetical protein (NECATOR_CHRI.G1561.T2), whose translation MISATQAVQKIINREISSLELVEAYIHRIEQVNPIINAVVVKNFDEAREKAREVDSRIADAADSELDEMISAQPLLGVPFTMKDAILVNGHIITCGIFSRKDDRCNQTAEVVERMRAAGAILLAISNVPEVCMWVESCNTIYGRTTNPYDARRMTGGSSGGEGALLGAAASVIGVGSDIGGSIRMPAFFNGIFGMKPTPGIVPLDGHIPIATNYKAQMLRIGPMCRFAEDIPLLIKVMGGEKVASLNLDEPVSMRKLRIFYMEGINDVPLIAPLSRDMRNTLHKAVGYFERKYDLVAHRLDLPLAKYAIEMFVVSMYVKGGPKLSEYMLCAEGSKGRVNTFTELIKFFMGKSNHTLPGIIGAIIDNADALSDEQKREISYKRDRLIRELKELLGNDGIFLFPSWPSTALFHNEPLFAPVNFAYTALFNAIAFPAIECPMGLDKNGLPLGVQIVAPPNSDRLLIAAAKDLEEGFGGWVPAGPL comes from the exons ATGATCAGTGCAACGCAAGCGGTTCAGAAGATTATTAATCGTGAG ATTTCATCCCTCGAACTTGTAGAGGCCTACATCCACAGGATAGAACAA GTGAATCCTATAATTAATGCCGTTGTTGTAAAGAACTTCGATGAAGCCAGAGAAAAAGCGCGAGAAGTGGATTCGAGAATTGCAGATGCAGCTGACAGCGAGCTGGACGAG ATGATTAGTGCGCAACCGTTGCTCGGCGTGCCATTCACTATGAAAGATGCTATACTTGTAAATGGTCATATTATCACTTGTGGAATTTTCAGTAGGAAAGATGACCGATGCAATCAGACAGCTGAAGTGGTTGAAAG GATGAGAGCTGCGGGAGCCATACTCCTAGCTATTTCAAATGTTCCCGAAGTGTGCATGTGGGTAGAGTCGTGCAATACCATCTACGGTCGAACCACAAATCCTTACGATGCTAGAAGAATGACTGGTGGAAGTAGTGGGGGCGAAGGTGCTTTGTTAGGAGCTGCTGCTAGTGTG attGGAGTTGGCAGCGATATCGGCGGTTCAATACGTATGCCAGCATTCTTCAACGGAATTTTCGGGATGAAGCCGACTCCag GAATCGTACCCTTGGATGGACATATCCCAATTGCCACCAACTACAAAGCACAGATGCTTAGGATTGGCCCGATGTGTCGATTTGCTGAAGATATTCCGTTGTTGATTAAA GTAATGGGAGGTGAAAAGGTGGCATCTCTGAACCTTGACGAGCCGGTATCTATGAGAAAGCTGCGAATCTTCTATATGGAAGGCATCAACGATGTCCCGTTGATTGCACCTTTGAGCAGGGATATGCGGAATACATTGCACAAG GCGGTCGGTTATTTTGAGCGCAAGTATGATTTGGTTGCTCATCGCTTGGATTTGCCTCTGGCAAAGTATGCTATTGAGATGTTCGTCGTCAGTATGTACGTAAAAGGAGGACCAAAGCTTTCCGAGTACATGCTCTGTGCAGAg GGATCCAAGGGACGCGTAAACACTTTCACCGAGCTTATAAAATTCTTTATGGGCAAGTCCAATCATACACTCCCAGGAATCATTGGCGCTATTATTGACAATGCGGATGCGCTGAGTGACGAACAAAAGAGAGAG ATCTCCTACAAACGTGACCGTTTGATACGTGAATTGAAAGAATTACTTGGCAATGatggaattttccttttcccgAG CTGGCCGAGCACTGCGCTGTTCCATAATGAACCTTTATTTGCGCCTGTGAACTTCGCATACACCGCGCTTTTCAACGCAATCGCTTTCCCAGCCATCGAATGTCCCATGGGCTTGGATAAGAATGGATTACCTTTAGGAGTGCAG ATTGTAGCTCCACCCAACTCGGATCGTCTCCTAATCGCTGCCGCCAAGGATCTTGAAGAAGGTTTCGGTGGCTGGGTCCCAGCTGGACCACTTTAG
- a CDS encoding hypothetical protein (NECATOR_CHRI.G1560.T1) yields the protein MALKAKQDHMFSLLKKCVYKEHCCERFVPERIWRRIVGESKSICDHIRSSAKSRLQEKFRRLVDHQQHQKVSKSVKSTSVCADHNSTIANKNSAQSSFRVSVIGDVLISADALSVLDLGPSFAPVQSISPEVSRKVVGSLQLVHDRLRLRAKEEERRQENRIAEQVSLPSIPFPRMMYKPPEPNPTVDNKFRVFATSVYSVLERFSRKHVNFNLTVAQRRGLREIRNLITAGEIKVSVSDKGGEFVVLSRELDKAITRQHLEDDSLYVPSSANEFRKQYRRLNRVWVETAGTAGLPKNFITRLKNDLPACPVLYTLIKTHKLSENGLTSNDPRDFKVRPIISGIGGPTDRISWLLNIILNQLLRYVPAHLSSSSNFLKHLRSTSFERECVVETFDVTSLYTNVSNDVAMQAVHELLTQRQASLNMYGFSIRQIMTLINECLNCSIFRWSGQYYRQLRGLAMGQRLAPTLAIVFMAKIEKPIIDRKPLLYYRYIDDCCVVCSTQAELDACFNLLNQQCPHIKFTRERPIDNWLAFLNVHIYLRNGICKTKWYRKPSSKNILIHYLSAHPSKMKKSVIGNMYRTAARVSSSSQEKAWSINVAHKVAMSNGYPAGDGATRQARYPSRRPNVVDGPEKIPFCLPYISDDMSRAVRGCLRKAGLRNDVRVVEIPPANLKAKLVRNRVYDRLCTTPSCVVCPYGREGDCMISGVVYRITCRLCGDDYIGETGRPLCIRVKEHLDGLAKSKTFTPLGAHRRICHPNSEVEVEVRILSYESEITARRTLEAFWITAKSPKMNKKDECIAITNELSPYQDLCGF from the coding sequence atggCATTGAAGGCAAAACAGGATCACATGTTCTCTTTGCTTAAGAAGTGTGTGTATAAAGAACATTGTTGTGAACGTTTTGTGCCGGAACGCATTTGGAGGAGAATAGTGGGTGAGTCAAAGTCCATTTGTGATCATATTCGCTCTAGTGCTAAATCTAGACTGCAGGAAAAGTTCAGACGATTAGTAGACCATCAGCAACATCAGAAGGTTAGTAAATCTGTTAAATCTACCTCTGTATGTGCAGATCACAACAGCACCATAGCTAATAAGAACAGTGCACAAAGTTCATTTCGTGTTTCTGTGATTGGCGATGTACTCATCTCAGCTGACGCACTTTCCGTTTTGGATCTCGGCCCTAGTTTCGCGCCTGTGCAATCAATAAGTCCGGAGGTATCACGCAAGGTTGTGGGCAGCCTCCAATTGGTTCATGATAGGTTGCGATtgagagcaaaagaagaagagcgaaGGCAAGAGAACAGAATAGCTGAGCAAGTATCCTTACCCTCCATACCTTTCCCGCGTATGATGTATAAACCACCTGAACCCAACCCCACGGTAGACAACAAGTTTCGAGTGTTCGCAACATCGGTGTATTCCGTTTTGGAGCGTTTCTCGAGAAAACACGTAAATTTCAATCTCACTGTCGCGCAACGTCGAGGCCTACGTGAGATTCGTAATCTTATTACAGCTGGAGAGATCAAGGTTTCCGTTAGTGATAAGGGAGGCGAATTTGTTGTTCTATCACGTGAACTAGACAAGGCGATAACGAGACAACATCTTGAGGATGACAGTCTATATGTCCCATCCTCCGCCAATGAGTTTAGAAAGCAATATCGCCGCCTAAACAGGGTTTGGGTAGAAACGGCAGGAACAGCAGGGCTcccaaaaaactttattacgcGTCTCAAGAACGACTTACCCGCATGTCCAGTCCTATATACGCTAATCAAAACTCACAAGCTCTCTGAAAATGGCCTCACTTCGAACGATCCACGTGACTTTAAAGTGAGGCCTATCATTAGTGGTATCGGGGGCCCCACGGATAGAATTTCCTGGCTGCTCAACATAATCCTAAATCAGCTGCTCAGATATGTCCCTGCCCACCTCAGCAGTTCTAGcaacttcctaaaacatcTCCGCAGTACCTCAtttgagcgtgaatgtgtagtagagacctttgacgttacgtcactctatacgaacgtttcaaacgatgtagcgatgcaggctgttcacgaactgctcacgcagcgCCAGGCTTCTTTGAACATGTATGGATTCAGCATCAGGCAGATCATGACATTGATAaacgaatgcctgaattgctctattttccgatggtcgggacagtactaccgacaacttagaggcctagctatgggacaaaggctggcacccactctcgccattgttttcatggccaagatcgaaaagcctataatagaccgcaaaccactgctgtattatcgttacatagatgattgctgcgtcgtctgctcaacccaagcagaactagacgcgtgcttcaatcttctcaatcagcagtgtccgcacatcaagttcacaagggagagaccgatagacaactggttggctttcctgaatgtgcacatttacttgcggaatgggatatgtaagactaagtggtaccggaaacccagtagtaaaaacatcttaatccactatctttcagcgcatcccagcaaaatgaaaaaatctgttataggtaacatgtacagaacggcggcaagagtctcatcgagtagccaggaaaaagcatggtctataaatgtggcccataaagtagcaatgtccaatgggtacccagctggagatggtgctacccgacaagcacggtatccctctcgaagacccaacgtagtggatggcccagagaagatccctttctgtttaccttatatatctgatgatatgagcagagcagtacggggctgtctacgaaaagcgggtctaaggaatgacgtgagggttgtggaaatacctccagcaaacctcaaggcgaagctggtacgtaaccgtgtgtatgatcgactctgcacaactcccagctgcgtggtttgcccgtatggcagagagggtgattgcatgatatcgggagtggtgtatcgtatcacgtgcaggttgtgcggtgacgattatataggggaaacgggacgcccattgtgtattagggtcaaggagcatctagacggactcgcaaaatcaaaaaccttcaccccacttggagcacaccgtagaatatgtcatccaaactccgaagtagaggtagaagttcgtatattatcctacgagtccgaaatcacagcacgcagaacgctagaggccttttggataaccgccaaaagtccaaaaatgaacaagaaggatgagtgcattgcgatcacaaacgagttatccccgtatcaagacttatgcgggttctga
- a CDS encoding hypothetical protein (NECATOR_CHRI.G1559.T1), with product MSRRSSNRLLRMALKAKQDHMFSLLKKCVYKEHCCERFVPERIWRRIVGESKSICDHIRSSAKSRLQEKFRRLVDHQQHQKVSKSVKSTSVCADHNSTIANKNSAQSSFRVSVIGDVLISADALSVLDLGPSFAPVQSISPEVSRKVVGSLQLVHDRLRLRAKEEERRQENRIAEQVSLPSIPFPRMMYKPPEPNPTVDNKFRVFATSVYSVLERFSRKHVNFNLTVAQRRGLREIRNLITAGEIKVSVSDKGGEFVVLSRELDKAITRQHLEDDSLYVPSSANEFRKQYRRLNRVWVETAGTAGLPKNFITRLKNDLPACPVLYTLIKTHKLSENGLTSNDPRDFKVRPIISGIGGPTDRISWLLNIILNQLLRYVPAHLSSSSNFLKHLRSTSFERECVVETFDVTSLYTNVSNDVAMQAVHELLTQRQASLNMYGFSIRQIMTLINECLNCSIFRWSGQYYRQLRGLAMGQRLAPTLAIVFMAKIEKPIIDRKPLLYYRYIDDCCVVCSTQAELDACFNLLNQQCPHIKFTRERPIDNWLAFLNVHIYLRNGICKTKWYRKPSSKNILIHYLSAHPSKMKKSVIGNMYRTAARVSSSSQEKAWSINVAHKVAMSNGYPAGDGATRQARYPSRRPNVVDGPEKIPFCLPYISDDMSRAVRGCLRKAGLRNDVRVVEIPPANLKAKLVRNRVYDRLCTTPSCVVCPYGREGDCMISGVVYRITCRLCGDDYIGETGRPLCIRVKEHLDGLAKSKTFTPLGAHRRICHPNSEVEVEVRILSYESEITARRTLEAFWITAKSPKMNKKDECIAITNELSPYQDLCGF from the coding sequence ATGTCCAGAAGATCGAGCAACAGACTCCTACGTATGGCATTGAAGGCAAAACAGGATCACATGTTCTCTTTGCTTAAGAAGTGTGTGTATAAAGAACATTGTTGTGAACGTTTTGTGCCGGAACGCATTTGGAGGAGAATAGTGGGTGAGTCAAAGTCCATTTGTGATCATATTCGCTCTAGTGCTAAATCTAGACTGCAGGAAAAGTTCAGACGATTAGTAGACCATCAGCAACATCAGAAGGTTAGTAAATCTGTTAAATCTACCTCTGTATGTGCAGATCACAACAGCACCATAGCTAATAAGAACAGTGCACAAAGTTCATTTCGTGTTTCTGTGATTGGCGATGTACTCATCTCAGCTGACGCACTTTCCGTTTTGGATCTCGGCCCTAGTTTCGCGCCTGTGCAATCAATAAGTCCGGAGGTATCACGCAAGGTTGTGGGCAGCCTCCAATTGGTTCATGATAGGTTGCGACtgagagcaaaagaagaagagcgaaGGCAAGAGAACAGAATAGCTGAGCAAGTATCCTTACCCTCCATACCTTTCCCGCGTATGATGTATAAACCACCTGAACCCAACCCCACGGTAGACAACAAGTTTCGAGTGTTCGCAACATCGGTGTATTCCGTTTTGGAGCGTTTCTCGAGAAAACACGTAAATTTCAATCTCACTGTCGCGCAACGTCGAGGCCTACGTGAGATTCGTAATCTTATTACAGCTGGAGAGATCAAGGTTTCCGTTAGTGATAAGGGAGGCGAATTTGTTGTTCTATCACGTGAACTAGACAAGGCGATAACGAGACAACATCTTGAGGATGACAGTCTATATGTCCCATCCTCCGCCAATGAGTTTAGAAAGCAATATCGCCGCCTAAACAGGGTTTGGGTAGAAACGGCAGGAACAGCAGGGCTcccaaaaaactttattacgcGTCTCAAGAACGACTTACCCGCATGTCCAGTCCTATATACGCTAATCAAAACTCACAAGCTCTCTGAAAATGGCCTCACTTCGAACGATCCACGTGACTTTAAAGTGAGGCCTATCATTAGTGGTATCGGGGGCCCCACGGATAGAATTTCCTGGCTGCTCAACATAATCCTAAATCAGCTGCTCAGATATGTCCCTGCCCACCTCAGCAGTTCTAGcaacttcctaaaacatcTCCGCAGTACCTCAtttgagcgtgaatgtgtagtagagacctttgacgttacgtcactctatacgaacgtttcaaacgatgtagcgatgcaggctgttcacgaactgctcacgcagcgCCAGGCTTCTTTGAACATGTATGGATTCAGCATCAGGCAGATCATGACATTGATAaacgaatgcctgaattgctctattttccgatggtcgggacagtactaccgacaacttagaggcctagctatgggacaaaggctggcacccactctcgccattgttttcatggccaagatcgaaaagcctataatagaccgcaaaccactgctgtattatcgttacatagatgattgctgcgtcgtctgctcaacccaagcagaactagacgcgtgcttcaatcttctcaatcagcagtgtccgcacatcaagttcacaagggagagaccgatagacaactggttggctttcctgaatgtgcacatttacttgcggaatgggatatgtaagactaagtggtaccggaaacccagtagtaaaaacatcttaatccactatctttcagcgcatcccagcaaaatgaaaaaatctgttataggtaacatgtacagaacggcggcaagagtctcatcgagtagccaggaaaaagcatggtctataaatgtggcccataaagtagcaatgtccaatgggtacccagctggagatggtgctacccgacaagcacggtatccctctcgaagacccaacgtagtggatggcccagagaagatccctttctgtttaccttatatatctgatgatatgagcagagcagtacggggctgtctacgaaaagcgggtctaaggaatgacgtgagggttgtggaaatacctccagcaaacctcaaggcgaagctggtacgtaaccgtgtgtatgatcgactctgcacaactcccagctgcgtggtttgcccgtatggcagagagggtgattgcatgatatcgggagtggtgtatcgtatcacgtgcaggttgtgcggtgacgattatataggggaaacgggacgcccattgtgtattagggtcaaggagcatctagacggactcgcaaaatcaaaaaccttcaccccacttggagcacaccgtagaatatgtcatccaaactccgaagtagaggtagaagttcgtatattatcctacgagtccgaaatcacagcacgcagaacgctagaggccttttggataaccgccaaaagtccaaaaatgaacaagaaggatgagtgcattgcgatcacaaacgagttatccccgtatcaagacttatgcgggttctga
- a CDS encoding hypothetical protein (NECATOR_CHRI.G1558.T1) — MLKHHSVITIGRNQEEYPYFEYAPTSILTATYTALKPGTTSASDFGRVSPLSEALSIGGRSFNAEAECLQEMYYEHCPCSTVFESRHVET; from the exons atgttaaaacatcattctgtgataactattgggaggaaccaggaggaatacccatacttcgagtatgCTCCCAcctcaatcctaaccgctacctACACAGCTCTTAAACCG GGAACTACATCTGCATCCGATTTCGGACGAGTTTCTCCGCTCAGCGAAG CTTTATCGATCGGCGGGCGCAGTTTCAATGCAGAAGCAGAATGTCTACAGGAAATGTACTATGAacattgcccatgttcgactgtctttgaatctcggcatgttgaaacgtag